The sequence CGGACAGAAAGGCGGTTTTCTATCCGGGTGGCAAGAACTCGGCGGTTCAGCTCGGCTCCTATCAGGAAATGGTCTTTCACCGCGATCCGAAAAACAAGATCACCTTTGACTATCGGTGGTCCTTGCCGGAAATGTTTAAGTTCAAAAACCCAGTGACCGGCCAGGTCTTTTCCGGCGATAACCTCTCTTTTCATGCCGAGGTCGGTTTAGCAAGTAAGGACCGACTCACCCTGGTAGTTGATCGACTAAAATACGAGCTGCTTGAAGAAGAGGAATTGCGGTTGTCTATCGGCATGGAACGTAAATCGGAAACCAAGTCAGAGTACAAAGTCGATGCGACCAATTACACGCTGAAACGCAAGCAGGGGCGAGTTTGGTATCCCGGAGCTCCGGTCCGGTTTTACGGTTTTCCTGATGAAGTGGTTGCTTATCACCAGAATGCGGATTTTGTCCAAGCGTTGAACCTGCACCATGAAAAGCTCTTCCGATCTCTCAGTTATCTTGGACCCCTGCGTACCAAGGCGGAACGTCTGTATTCATGGACCGGCATAGAGCCTGAAAGTGTCGGCTATTCCGGGGAAAATACCATCGCGGCAATTCTGGCGGCACGAAACCGGAAAATTAGCCTGGGCTGCAAACGGCCAGCCAAATCTTTTCAGGAGATCATTGCCCTCAAGCTCAAGGAAATGGGACTGATCGAGGAATTCAAGGTCAACCCGATATCGGAGCGACGGCAGGAGTACGAGGTCAAGGTCCGCACAAAGGGATCAAGGGACTGGGTCGATCTCCCGGACGTCGGGTTTGGCATATCCCAGGTGCTTCCGGTTCTAGTACAGTGTTTTTACGCTCCGGCCGGGTCAATCATCCTTATGGAACAGCCGGAGATCCACCTGCATCCGAGTGCACAATCGGCGCTGGCCGATGTGATGATCGATGTCATCAACTCCCGAGAAAACGGGGCAGACAGGGATATCCAGCTGGTTATCGAGACCCACTCGGAGCATTTCCTGCGCCGTCTGCAGCGCCGTATCGCCGAAGATGCAGTCCCACAGGAAAGAGTAACGGCCTATTTCGCCAATATCGCCAAGACGCCCGCGATCCTGGAGCCGTTGCAAATCGATATCTTCGGCAACATCCAGAATTGGCCGGAGAACTTCTTCGGCGATGAAATGGGCGACATCACCGAGCAGGCAAAGGCAGCCATGAAGAAGCGGATGCAGAAAGCCGAAAAGCCGGAGGCTTCCGCATGAACCTGCCCAAGAAATGCCTGGTGGATACCAATGTGCCGAAGACGGCCAATCTCGCCAC comes from Desulfatirhabdium butyrativorans DSM 18734 and encodes:
- a CDS encoding AAA family ATPase, yielding MLKQLRIQNFKGWKDTGIIRMAPIILFFGANSSGKSSIGQFLMMLKQTVESPDRKAVFYPGGKNSAVQLGSYQEMVFHRDPKNKITFDYRWSLPEMFKFKNPVTGQVFSGDNLSFHAEVGLASKDRLTLVVDRLKYELLEEEELRLSIGMERKSETKSEYKVDATNYTLKRKQGRVWYPGAPVRFYGFPDEVVAYHQNADFVQALNLHHEKLFRSLSYLGPLRTKAERLYSWTGIEPESVGYSGENTIAAILAARNRKISLGCKRPAKSFQEIIALKLKEMGLIEEFKVNPISERRQEYEVKVRTKGSRDWVDLPDVGFGISQVLPVLVQCFYAPAGSIILMEQPEIHLHPSAQSALADVMIDVINSRENGADRDIQLVIETHSEHFLRRLQRRIAEDAVPQERVTAYFANIAKTPAILEPLQIDIFGNIQNWPENFFGDEMGDITEQAKAAMKKRMQKAEKPEASA